In one window of Paracoccus liaowanqingii DNA:
- a CDS encoding 2Fe-2S iron-sulfur cluster-binding protein: MIHVTFIAPDGQQTTIEAEEDSTLMQAAVAHDVDGIVGECGGAMMCATCHCHVDAAWQDRTGGPSPDEVEMLEGAAAEVDDRSRLSCQIRLTPALDGLVVHLPEEQM; the protein is encoded by the coding sequence ATGATCCATGTGACCTTCATCGCCCCCGACGGGCAGCAGACCACCATCGAGGCGGAAGAGGACAGCACCCTGATGCAGGCCGCCGTCGCCCATGATGTCGACGGCATTGTCGGCGAATGCGGAGGCGCGATGATGTGCGCGACCTGCCATTGCCATGTCGATGCCGCTTGGCAGGACCGCACCGGCGGCCCATCCCCCGACGAGGTCGAGATGCTGGAGGGCGCGGCGGCCGAGGTCGATGACCGCTCGCGCCTGTCCTGTCAGATCCGGCTGACGCCCGCGCTGGACGGGCTGGTCGTGCATCTGCCCGAGGAGCAGATGTGA
- a CDS encoding tripartite tricarboxylate transporter TctB family protein has product MEPTPKRRPGELVFNIVIMLASFGLLYSAYGISGFEALSAPGAVPMATTAIMAVCAVLILRDTLRKDGDTTQTLATHILPLIVIVTIAMIAAYALLLRPLGFLPTSVLFLLVMVRFLSKRSLAFCLAVSVGTVLLIWIIFRLIFAVLMPQGIIPEGRIVSAITSLF; this is encoded by the coding sequence ATGGAACCGACCCCCAAACGTCGCCCTGGCGAGCTGGTCTTCAATATCGTCATCATGCTGGCCAGCTTCGGCCTGCTCTATTCGGCCTATGGCATTTCGGGGTTCGAAGCCCTGTCCGCTCCCGGCGCGGTGCCGATGGCCACGACCGCGATCATGGCGGTCTGTGCCGTGCTGATCCTGCGCGACACGCTGCGCAAGGATGGCGATACCACCCAGACCCTGGCCACCCATATCCTGCCGCTGATCGTGATTGTCACCATCGCGATGATCGCGGCCTATGCGCTGCTGTTGCGCCCGCTTGGGTTCCTGCCGACCTCGGTGCTGTTCCTTCTGGTCATGGTCCGCTTCCTGTCCAAGCGGTCACTGGCCTTCTGTCTGGCCGTCTCGGTCGGCACTGTCCTTCTGATCTGGATCATCTTCCGTCTGATCTTTGCCGTCCTGATGCCCCAGGGCATCATCCCCGAGGGACGCATCGTCTCTGCCATCACATCGCTGTTCTGA
- a CDS encoding TRAP transporter small permease, producing the protein MMVLDRLARLTDGLIALSAFIGTAGLIFVTGVIVADVVGRNMGLPLYGAQDLVTMTMVLIVFGGMALCDRTGGHIAVDILQPWFSDGLNRAIDVVAALLGAAIFAMIALAVWRSAALSQMLNLSTNLLRLPIAWFQYALVGLSLVSALALTLRGVITLLHGAPPAPWPGPEE; encoded by the coding sequence ATGATGGTCCTGGACAGGCTCGCGCGTCTGACGGACGGGCTGATCGCCCTCTCGGCCTTCATCGGGACGGCGGGGTTGATCTTCGTCACCGGGGTGATCGTGGCGGATGTGGTGGGGCGAAACATGGGTCTGCCGCTTTACGGGGCGCAGGATCTGGTCACGATGACCATGGTCCTGATCGTCTTCGGCGGCATGGCACTCTGCGACCGCACGGGGGGGCATATCGCCGTGGACATCCTGCAGCCATGGTTCTCGGACGGGCTGAACCGCGCCATCGATGTCGTGGCGGCCCTGCTGGGGGCGGCGATCTTTGCGATGATCGCGCTGGCCGTCTGGCGCAGTGCCGCGCTCAGCCAGATGCTGAACCTGTCCACCAATCTTCTGCGCCTGCCCATTGCGTGGTTCCAATACGCGCTGGTGGGCCTGTCGCTGGTCAGCGCGCTGGCCTTGACGCTGCGCGGCGTCATCACCCTGCTGCACGGTGCCCCACCCGCGCCCTGGCCGGGGCCAGAGGAATGA
- a CDS encoding TRAP transporter substrate-binding protein, with translation MTTTTITLAAALTLVASAAIAQELKYANWAAPMHTITAAQIDPLTEALASGTDGAVTLRAFHGGELGAGPQDQFVRIVQGTADLGWGLPGYTSSQFPLTMMLEAPGALPLDQPVHAAFWRAADALEAEFPMTEVVAFWGSEPNILMMRDSEIREPGDLAGLKIRVAGAIAAEAVTALGATPVQIPMTQVYNGLQTGLIDGLVSGGSVLSDFKLEEVVGSITTGPNFGRLTFFTVLNQAAHDRLPEDAQATLAEGRAEWSQRAEEAWIATADRGLEAARASDAVVVNDLDADASAVFDDAMAEVTNAYVERVGGAEVLAAMRGE, from the coding sequence ATGACCACCACGACCATAACCCTTGCTGCCGCCCTGACGCTGGTTGCCAGCGCCGCCATCGCGCAGGAACTGAAATACGCCAACTGGGCCGCGCCCATGCACACGATCACCGCAGCCCAGATCGACCCTCTGACCGAGGCTCTGGCCAGCGGAACCGATGGCGCCGTCACGCTGCGCGCCTTTCACGGCGGCGAGCTGGGCGCCGGTCCGCAGGATCAGTTCGTGCGCATCGTGCAGGGCACGGCGGATCTGGGCTGGGGACTGCCCGGCTATACCTCGTCGCAATTCCCGCTGACCATGATGCTCGAGGCGCCGGGCGCCCTGCCGCTGGACCAGCCCGTCCACGCCGCCTTCTGGCGGGCCGCCGATGCGCTGGAGGCCGAGTTCCCGATGACCGAGGTCGTCGCCTTCTGGGGGTCGGAGCCCAACATCCTGATGATGCGCGACAGCGAGATCCGTGAACCCGGCGATCTGGCGGGCCTCAAGATCCGCGTGGCCGGCGCCATCGCGGCCGAGGCCGTGACCGCCTTGGGCGCGACGCCCGTGCAGATCCCCATGACGCAGGTCTATAACGGGCTGCAGACCGGACTGATCGACGGATTGGTCAGCGGCGGCTCGGTCCTGTCGGATTTCAAGCTGGAGGAGGTTGTGGGCAGCATCACCACCGGCCCGAACTTTGGCCGGCTGACCTTCTTCACGGTGCTGAACCAGGCCGCCCATGACCGCCTGCCCGAAGATGCCCAAGCCACCTTGGCCGAGGGCCGCGCCGAGTGGTCGCAGCGCGCCGAAGAGGCGTGGATCGCGACCGCCGATCGGGGACTGGAGGCTGCGCGGGCGTCGGATGCCGTGGTGGTCAACGACCTAGATGCAGATGCCAGCGCCGTCTTCGACGATGCCATGGCCGAAGTGACGAATGCCTATGTCGAGCGTGTCGGCGGGGCCGAGGTTCTGGCCGCGATGCGGGGCGAATGA
- a CDS encoding TRAP transporter large permease, whose product MSPVLIGLSGIGVLLILLMVRIPVAFAMFAVGFAGIWHLNGLQAAIGLLSSETFALASNAELIVVPLFILMGNVASVTGMSRKLYEAAYATIGRVRGGLAAATVIGCGGFAALSGSSVASALTMGRTALSEMDRFGYSPRLSTGVVAAGGTLGILIPPSTGFVIYAILTQQSIGRLFMAGVIPGLLLLTAFLVTVLILCAIFPEMGPPGPATDRAQKIRAFLGAVPILLVILTTIGGIYSGLFSPTEAAGIGAAMVIVYGLLTGALDWRGFWRAARSSTVTTASVMLILIAAHLINPFIALSHLPSEVSRLLVSADLGMYGTLLVILAVYLVLGCFLEGLAMLVLTLPIFLPVILQLGIDPIWFGVLVVLTLEMGLISPPVGINVFVVKSVARHVALIDIFRGVLPFWFAMLLTLLLLVAVPQLSLWLPGLM is encoded by the coding sequence ATGAGCCCGGTCCTGATCGGCCTGTCCGGCATCGGCGTTTTGCTGATCCTGTTGATGGTGCGCATTCCGGTGGCCTTCGCGATGTTCGCGGTAGGCTTTGCGGGCATCTGGCATCTGAACGGATTGCAGGCCGCCATCGGCCTGCTGTCATCCGAGACCTTTGCGCTGGCCTCGAACGCCGAACTGATCGTGGTGCCGCTGTTCATCCTGATGGGCAATGTCGCCAGCGTCACCGGCATGAGCCGCAAGCTGTACGAGGCCGCCTACGCCACCATCGGCCGGGTGCGCGGCGGGCTGGCGGCCGCGACGGTCATCGGCTGCGGCGGCTTCGCGGCCTTGTCGGGATCATCCGTTGCCTCGGCCCTGACCATGGGCCGCACGGCATTGTCCGAGATGGACCGCTTCGGCTATAGCCCGCGCCTGTCCACGGGCGTCGTGGCGGCGGGGGGCACGCTCGGCATCCTGATCCCGCCCTCGACCGGCTTCGTGATCTACGCGATCCTGACGCAGCAAAGCATCGGGCGGCTGTTCATGGCAGGCGTCATCCCCGGCCTGCTGCTGCTGACGGCGTTTCTGGTCACGGTGCTGATCCTCTGCGCGATCTTCCCCGAGATGGGACCGCCCGGCCCGGCCACCGACCGCGCGCAGAAGATCCGCGCATTCCTGGGTGCCGTGCCGATCCTCTTGGTGATCCTGACCACCATCGGCGGCATCTATTCCGGGCTCTTCTCGCCCACCGAGGCGGCGGGCATCGGGGCGGCCATGGTCATCGTCTATGGCCTGCTGACTGGCGCGCTGGACTGGCGCGGCTTCTGGCGCGCGGCGCGCAGCAGCACCGTGACGACAGCCTCGGTCATGCTGATCCTGATCGCGGCGCATCTGATCAACCCGTTCATCGCGCTCAGCCATCTGCCGTCCGAGGTCAGCCGGCTTCTGGTCAGTGCGGATCTTGGAATGTACGGGACGCTGCTGGTGATCCTTGCCGTCTATCTGGTGCTGGGCTGCTTCCTCGAGGGCCTGGCCATGCTGGTCCTGACGCTGCCGATCTTTCTGCCGGTGATCCTGCAACTGGGCATCGATCCGATCTGGTTCGGCGTGCTGGTCGTTCTGACGCTCGAGATGGGACTGATCTCTCCGCCGGTGGGCATCAATGTCTTCGTGGTGAAATCCGTGGCGCGGCATGTGGCCCTGATCGACATCTTTCGCGGAGTGCTGCCCTTTTGGTTCGCGATGCTGCTGACCTTGCTTCTTTTGGTCGCGGTGCCGCAATTGTCGCTGTGGCTGCCGGGCCTGATGTAG
- a CDS encoding LysR family transcriptional regulator — translation MKELTLRQVEVVRAVMIAGTIQGAADLLNVSAPGISRLIKHTEGGLGIRLFERKAGIFVPATEAHAIFAMLEQVHRQMDNLNVAVSALQKGHEFTLSFASAPSIAQFIAARVIRGLRHRFPDLDIDLDILKIEETLDYLLLEKGEVVIMSSHLENPGIQCTPIGEGRIVAIMPEGHELAEKLAVSIHDLVRYPFIGVDPSDPYGQTLARPFDDAGLTPRHAMRGRFAQTIVSLVRHGLGVAVIDEFSVAEVYMAGLVRRPLIEPATITAWSVQKRGRQLSSFAEQTVTLFRRELGRARARERWDHPTD, via the coding sequence ATGAAAGAGCTTACCCTGCGCCAGGTCGAAGTCGTTCGCGCCGTCATGATCGCCGGCACGATCCAAGGTGCCGCGGATCTGCTGAACGTCTCGGCCCCCGGGATCAGCCGGCTGATCAAGCATACGGAAGGCGGGCTGGGGATCCGGCTGTTCGAACGCAAGGCCGGGATCTTCGTGCCCGCCACCGAGGCGCATGCGATCTTCGCCATGCTGGAACAGGTCCATCGTCAGATGGACAACCTGAACGTCGCGGTCAGCGCACTTCAGAAGGGGCACGAGTTCACGCTGTCATTTGCCTCGGCGCCGTCGATCGCGCAGTTCATCGCCGCGCGGGTTATTCGTGGGCTACGGCACCGGTTTCCCGATCTCGACATCGACCTGGATATTCTCAAGATCGAGGAGACGCTGGACTATCTGTTGCTGGAAAAGGGCGAGGTGGTGATCATGTCGTCGCACCTCGAGAACCCCGGCATTCAGTGCACCCCAATCGGGGAGGGCCGGATCGTGGCGATCATGCCCGAGGGACATGAGCTTGCGGAAAAGCTGGCCGTCTCGATCCATGACCTGGTCCGCTATCCGTTCATCGGGGTCGATCCCTCTGATCCTTACGGGCAGACCCTGGCGCGGCCCTTCGACGATGCCGGTCTGACACCACGCCATGCCATGCGGGGCCGGTTCGCGCAGACCATCGTCAGCCTGGTGCGCCATGGGTTGGGCGTGGCCGTCATCGACGAGTTCTCCGTCGCCGAAGTCTATATGGCCGGGCTTGTCCGTCGGCCACTGATCGAGCCCGCGACGATCACGGCATGGTCCGTTCAGAAGCGCGGTCGCCAACTGTCCAGCTTCGCCGAGCAGACCGTCACCCTGTTCCGCCGGGAACTCGGCCGTGCGCGTGCACGGGAGCGGTGGGACCACCCGACCGATTAA
- a CDS encoding LysR family transcriptional regulator: protein MRTPSLPPEAAALDFAALELLRVVHDSGSFSAAAERLGVNQSAVSYTMAKLRGCFGDPLFVRQGGRQVATERCQDLLERSGLMLAMLEDMARPEAFDPQGSTRNVAIACNYYERVLLIPRIVAAIRQAAPCMTVTVINALGDGHQRLLSREADVLVGPFAPSGAGFHSRRLYVEEYACLMDPAHPAAHGTDLDADGYLALNHVLIQYGPAWRSAYLQEIDAAGHVLTPAITVPSPAGLDTLIAGSDLVATVPRRLGARNAARLVLRDCPFRGQFDLRLGWASHTNASAMHRWLRDLIWQVGRG, encoded by the coding sequence ATGCGTACCCCCTCCCTGCCCCCCGAGGCCGCCGCCCTCGACTTCGCCGCATTGGAGCTTTTGCGGGTCGTCCACGACAGTGGCTCGTTCTCGGCTGCGGCGGAGCGGTTGGGCGTGAACCAGTCGGCGGTGAGCTACACGATGGCCAAGCTGCGCGGCTGCTTCGGCGATCCGCTGTTTGTGCGGCAGGGGGGACGGCAGGTCGCGACCGAGCGGTGCCAGGATCTGCTGGAACGCAGCGGCCTGATGCTGGCCATGCTGGAAGACATGGCCCGCCCCGAGGCGTTCGATCCGCAGGGCTCGACCCGCAACGTCGCCATCGCCTGCAACTATTACGAACGCGTGCTGCTGATCCCCCGCATCGTCGCGGCGATCCGGCAGGCCGCGCCGTGCATGACGGTCACCGTCATCAATGCGCTTGGCGACGGCCATCAGCGCCTGCTGTCGCGCGAGGCCGATGTGCTGGTCGGTCCCTTCGCGCCCAGTGGTGCCGGCTTTCATTCGCGCCGCCTCTATGTCGAGGAATATGCCTGCCTGATGGACCCGGCCCATCCCGCAGCCCATGGCACCGATCTGGATGCGGACGGGTATCTGGCGCTGAACCATGTGCTGATCCAGTACGGTCCCGCATGGCGATCCGCATATCTGCAGGAGATCGATGCCGCAGGCCATGTGTTGACGCCTGCGATCACCGTGCCCAGCCCTGCCGGGCTGGACACGCTGATCGCAGGGTCGGATCTAGTGGCCACGGTGCCGCGCAGGCTGGGGGCGCGCAACGCCGCGCGGCTGGTGCTGCGCGACTGTCCGTTCCGCGGGCAGTTCGACCTCCGCCTTGGCTGGGCTTCGCATACCAATGCCTCGGCCATGCACCGCTGGCTGCGCGACCTGATCTGGCAGGTCGGCCGTGGCTGA
- a CDS encoding shikimate dehydrogenase family protein, whose amino-acid sequence MSDTILLGLIGDNIAASQSPRLHRLAGVQNGRRVRYDSLIPAIEGLEFDALFARCASGGYRGINVTYPYKEVVADRLRINDPLVKAIGACNTVLFDEGGPRGFNTDYSGFVAASRRVRGDRAPGTVLMIGAGGVGRAVAFGLIALGATEIRLADRDAAKAEALAEALRQALPGLVVRTGTDAAALADGAQGLINCTPVGMVGYAGTPLAATLMAGAEWVFDAVYTPVQTQFLQDAAAAGLDIISGYELFVGQGVDAWHLFTGLPLDEARLRDDLAAGRDAT is encoded by the coding sequence ATGAGCGACACGATCCTGCTGGGCCTGATCGGCGACAATATCGCCGCCTCGCAATCGCCGCGCCTGCACCGGCTGGCGGGTGTGCAGAACGGGCGCCGCGTCCGCTATGACAGCCTGATCCCCGCCATTGAGGGGCTGGAGTTCGACGCCCTCTTCGCCCGCTGCGCCTCGGGCGGCTATCGCGGGATCAACGTCACCTATCCCTACAAGGAGGTCGTGGCGGATCGGTTGCGCATCAACGATCCCCTGGTCAAGGCCATCGGCGCCTGCAACACGGTGCTGTTCGACGAGGGCGGGCCGCGCGGGTTCAACACGGATTATTCCGGCTTTGTCGCCGCCTCTCGCCGGGTGCGGGGCGACAGGGCGCCGGGGACCGTGCTGATGATCGGGGCGGGCGGCGTGGGGCGTGCGGTGGCCTTCGGGCTGATCGCGCTTGGCGCCACCGAGATCCGTCTGGCCGATAGGGACGCGGCCAAGGCCGAAGCACTGGCCGAAGCGCTGCGGCAGGCCCTTCCGGGCCTCGTGGTGCGGACCGGCACTGATGCGGCGGCGCTGGCCGATGGCGCGCAGGGGCTGATCAACTGCACGCCGGTCGGCATGGTGGGCTATGCGGGCACGCCGCTTGCCGCCACCCTGATGGCGGGGGCGGAATGGGTCTTCGACGCCGTGTATACCCCGGTCCAGACGCAGTTCCTGCAGGACGCGGCGGCGGCGGGTCTGGACATCATCTCGGGCTACGAGCTGTTCGTGGGGCAGGGGGTCGATGCCTGGCACCTGTTCACCGGCCTGCCGCTGGATGAAGCACGGCTGCGAGACGATCTGGCCGCAGGGCGGGACGCGACATGA
- a CDS encoding tripartite tricarboxylate transporter substrate binding protein yields MRHFVYGAAYVLGLAVPAMAEYPERDIQGIIQWGAGGSTDTVSRSVTPHAEEVLGAKVILQNVTGGVGAIGLNQADRADADGYTLLFGAENPLLYKVMGLGEKDYSDFIPISIIARGIPILVAQPDAPFDTFPEMIAYINENPGEVRFGSTGPGGLPSVVTAMINDKTPIDVTAVPYDGDGPALTALQGGAIDVMPAVLGAALEPVRAGNLKAIAIFDAEPVEQLPDVPAITDTNPEFADLLPWGPFFGIFVKSGTPDDVVAKLSDAYGQATQNADFLSMMDGRGFAMLSLAGAEAQEFLDGWQSRTAWILYDAEIARNSPEDFGISRP; encoded by the coding sequence ATGCGACATTTTGTTTACGGAGCGGCTTACGTGCTGGGTCTGGCGGTGCCGGCGATGGCCGAATACCCCGAGCGCGACATTCAGGGCATCATTCAGTGGGGGGCCGGCGGCTCCACCGATACGGTCAGCCGGTCGGTGACGCCCCATGCCGAGGAGGTGCTGGGCGCGAAGGTGATCTTGCAGAACGTCACCGGCGGCGTGGGCGCCATCGGGCTCAATCAGGCGGACCGCGCGGATGCCGATGGATACACCCTGCTGTTCGGGGCCGAGAACCCGCTGCTCTACAAGGTCATGGGCCTGGGCGAGAAGGACTATTCGGACTTCATCCCGATCAGCATCATCGCGCGCGGCATTCCCATTCTGGTCGCGCAGCCCGACGCGCCCTTCGATACCTTCCCCGAGATGATCGCCTATATCAACGAGAACCCGGGCGAAGTTCGCTTCGGCTCGACCGGACCGGGCGGTTTGCCCTCGGTGGTCACGGCGATGATCAATGACAAGACGCCCATCGACGTGACGGCCGTGCCCTATGACGGCGACGGTCCGGCGCTGACGGCGCTGCAAGGCGGGGCCATCGACGTGATGCCCGCCGTGCTGGGAGCGGCACTAGAGCCCGTGCGGGCCGGCAACCTCAAGGCTATCGCGATCTTCGACGCCGAGCCGGTGGAACAGCTGCCCGACGTGCCCGCGATCACGGACACCAATCCGGAATTCGCCGACCTGCTGCCCTGGGGTCCGTTCTTCGGCATCTTCGTCAAGTCGGGCACACCCGACGACGTGGTGGCCAAGCTGAGCGACGCCTATGGTCAGGCGACCCAGAACGCGGACTTCCTGTCGATGATGGACGGGCGCGGATTCGCCATGCTGTCGCTGGCCGGTGCCGAGGCGCAGGAGTTCCTGGACGGCTGGCAAAGCCGGACGGCGTGGATCCTCTACGACGCCGAGATCGCCCGGAACTCTCCCGAGGATTTCGGCATCAGCCGTCCCTGA
- a CDS encoding tripartite tricarboxylate transporter permease → MDILSNLLIPIVNLDLLMLIAVGTFAGIYVGAIPGLSVTMAVSILISFTFSWEVYPALALMIGIYMGGVYGGSRTAILLNIPGAPSAIATALDGFPMAQQGRAGEAIGIVTVVSFIGGFIGIFALGAFAPLLSDFAIGFQPRDFMLLAVMGILLVGSLSGDSLVKGIFAGALGIGVGAVGMDPLTIQDRFVFGIDELRGGISFVAVMIGLFGVSEALIQLHSIHTPAVRQKITGIIPSWSKVRKHLPLGLQTSTIGTIVGALPGTGGDIAALMAYDHAKRVTRKPEVPFGKGAIEGLVAPETANNAAVGGAFIPMLTLGIPGDAVTAIMIGALFIHGLNPGPMLMIEQPDMFWFIVSSLALANIFMLIFGLTGIRLFVRIVELPRTVLLPVIMVLSIVGAHAVNNSLTDVYWMLGFGVLGYFMRLYGYPLAPIILGVILSRLLDDNWRRAIISEREDFGAMMMGIFTSPLSLCLFLAVVMILITNSPWWTRWRARKAAE, encoded by the coding sequence ATGGACATCCTGTCGAACCTGCTAATTCCGATCGTCAATCTGGACCTGCTGATGCTGATCGCCGTGGGGACCTTCGCGGGCATCTATGTCGGCGCGATCCCCGGACTGTCGGTGACGATGGCCGTGTCGATCCTGATCTCGTTCACCTTTTCCTGGGAGGTCTATCCCGCCCTGGCGCTGATGATCGGTATCTACATGGGCGGGGTCTATGGCGGCTCGCGCACGGCGATCCTGCTGAACATACCGGGCGCACCCTCGGCCATCGCCACCGCGCTGGACGGCTTTCCCATGGCCCAGCAGGGCCGCGCCGGAGAGGCGATCGGCATCGTCACCGTCGTGTCCTTCATCGGAGGCTTCATCGGCATCTTCGCGCTTGGCGCTTTCGCCCCGCTGCTGTCGGATTTCGCCATCGGCTTTCAGCCGCGCGACTTCATGCTGCTGGCCGTGATGGGCATCCTGCTGGTCGGATCGCTGTCGGGCGACAGCCTGGTCAAGGGCATCTTCGCAGGCGCCCTGGGCATCGGCGTAGGGGCGGTGGGCATGGACCCGCTGACCATCCAGGATCGCTTCGTCTTCGGCATCGACGAGCTGCGCGGCGGCATCTCGTTCGTGGCGGTGATGATCGGCCTTTTCGGCGTGTCCGAGGCGCTGATCCAGCTGCACAGCATCCACACCCCCGCCGTGCGTCAGAAGATCACCGGCATCATTCCCAGCTGGTCCAAGGTGCGCAAGCACCTGCCGCTTGGCCTGCAGACCTCGACCATCGGCACGATCGTGGGCGCCTTGCCCGGCACGGGGGGCGATATCGCGGCGCTGATGGCCTATGACCATGCCAAGCGCGTGACCCGCAAGCCCGAGGTGCCCTTCGGCAAGGGCGCCATCGAGGGGCTGGTCGCCCCCGAAACCGCTAACAATGCCGCTGTCGGCGGGGCGTTCATCCCGATGCTGACGCTTGGCATTCCAGGCGACGCGGTCACGGCCATCATGATTGGCGCGCTGTTCATCCATGGCCTGAATCCCGGCCCGATGCTGATGATCGAACAGCCCGACATGTTCTGGTTCATCGTCAGCTCACTGGCCTTGGCGAACATCTTCATGCTAATCTTTGGCCTGACCGGCATCCGCCTCTTCGTCCGCATCGTGGAACTGCCGCGCACGGTCCTGCTGCCCGTCATCATGGTGCTGTCGATCGTGGGCGCCCATGCGGTCAACAACAGCCTGACAGATGTCTACTGGATGCTGGGATTTGGCGTGCTGGGCTATTTTATGCGGCTCTACGGCTATCCGCTGGCGCCGATCATCCTGGGGGTGATCCTGTCGCGGCTTCTGGACGACAACTGGCGCCGGGCGATCATCAGCGAGCGCGAGGATTTCGGCGCGATGATGATGGGCATCTTCACCAGCCCGCTGTCGCTGTGCCTGTTTCTGGCCGTGGTGATGATCCTGATCACCAATTCCCCGTGGTGGACCCGGTGGCGGGCGCGCAAGGCCGCAGAATGA
- a CDS encoding NAD(P)/FAD-dependent oxidoreductase: MSLGGTLIIGAGQGGLQLAVSLRQAGYAGPVTLVGAEHGLPYQRPPLSKAYLLDGRAEALTLRPASFFTGKDVTCLPGHLAEAIDRDARTVTLRHDGGLRILPYDHLVLATGARNLTPPIAGAERALGLRSLSDAQILRDRLPQARRVAVIGGGFIGLEFAAVARKLGLEVAVIEAAPRLLSRAVSGPMAATLAAWHQAQGVALHLGQGAVAVDDAGVTLSDGSHILADLVLMAAGVRPDTALAEAAGLEVADGVRLDGQLRSSDPAISALGDCASAPCARTGRHLRLESVQAATDQARLIAARIAGAAPADYTALPWFWSDQGACKLQIAGHAGLGARDEALSADTVARFDDHGLAAIETLNNPRAHMAARRHLSAPDPDVDLFLNSLIAA; encoded by the coding sequence GTGAGCCTCGGCGGTACCCTCATCATCGGCGCAGGACAGGGCGGTCTGCAACTGGCGGTCAGCCTGCGGCAGGCGGGCTATGCGGGGCCCGTCACGCTGGTCGGGGCCGAGCATGGCCTGCCCTATCAGCGCCCGCCTTTGTCCAAGGCTTATCTGCTGGACGGCCGGGCCGAGGCGCTGACCCTGCGCCCGGCCAGCTTTTTCACCGGCAAGGATGTGACCTGTCTGCCGGGTCATCTGGCCGAGGCGATCGACCGCGACGCCCGCACCGTCACCTTGCGCCACGACGGCGGCCTGCGGATATTGCCCTATGACCATCTGGTGCTGGCCACCGGCGCGCGGAACCTGACCCCACCCATTGCGGGGGCTGAGCGCGCCTTGGGGCTGCGCAGCCTGTCCGACGCGCAGATCCTGCGCGACCGGCTGCCGCAGGCGCGGCGGGTGGCGGTGATCGGCGGCGGCTTCATCGGGCTGGAATTTGCTGCCGTCGCCCGCAAGCTGGGCCTCGAGGTCGCGGTGATCGAGGCCGCACCGCGTCTGCTGTCACGCGCCGTCTCGGGGCCAATGGCCGCGACGCTCGCCGCCTGGCATCAGGCGCAGGGTGTGGCGCTGCATCTGGGGCAGGGGGCCGTGGCCGTCGACGATGCGGGCGTGACGTTGTCGGACGGCAGCCATATCCTCGCCGATCTGGTCCTGATGGCCGCCGGCGTGCGCCCCGATACCGCACTGGCCGAAGCGGCAGGGCTGGAGGTCGCGGACGGCGTCCGGCTGGACGGGCAGCTGCGCAGCTCGGACCCTGCCATCTCGGCGCTTGGCGATTGTGCCTCGGCGCCCTGCGCGCGGACGGGGCGGCATCTGCGGCTGGAAAGCGTGCAGGCAGCGACCGATCAGGCCCGCCTGATCGCCGCCCGTATCGCGGGCGCAGCGCCCGCCGATTACACCGCGCTGCCGTGGTTCTGGTCGGATCAGGGCGCCTGCAAGCTGCAGATCGCGGGCCATGCAGGTCTTGGTGCGCGGGACGAGGCGCTCTCGGCCGACACCGTCGCGCGGTTCGACGATCACGGTTTGGCGGCCATCGAGACGCTGAACAACCCGCGCGCTCATATGGCCGCGCGTCGCCACCTGTCCGCGCCCGATCCGGACGTGGACCTGTTTCTGAATAGTCTGATTGCTGCCTGA